The proteins below come from a single Nitrospiraceae bacterium genomic window:
- a CDS encoding cation transporter, with product MSRLGEIRRILWWILILNLLVAAAKWGYGVMTYSLGLQADGLHSTFDGLSNVIGLIGLWLATAPPDANHPYGHKKFETLTAGSIGGFLVMTCLYLLWKAYQSWTLDLHPQVTGISFFIMIGTMGINIFIAQWERRKGTELRSDILTADSYHTASDVLTSSSVLAGLLAVQAGYAFVDPLVAVLIAGVIAWTASLVLKDVLSSLTDAVRLDPGEVHTAVMSIAGVLHCHDIRTRGLNHHVFMDLSVHVDPTLSVEKAHGLATRIEEHLIDHFESLEDVVVHIEPEGHERG from the coding sequence ATGAGCCGTCTTGGAGAAATTCGCCGGATTCTCTGGTGGATTCTCATTTTAAATTTACTGGTCGCCGCCGCAAAGTGGGGCTATGGCGTCATGACGTATTCATTAGGTCTGCAGGCCGACGGCCTCCATTCCACCTTTGATGGCCTCTCGAATGTGATTGGATTGATTGGACTGTGGCTGGCGACGGCTCCTCCTGATGCCAATCATCCTTATGGTCATAAAAAATTTGAGACCCTGACAGCCGGAAGTATTGGCGGTTTTCTGGTCATGACCTGTCTCTATCTCCTGTGGAAAGCCTATCAGTCATGGACCTTGGACCTGCACCCTCAGGTAACCGGGATCAGTTTTTTCATCATGATCGGAACCATGGGGATCAATATCTTCATCGCGCAATGGGAACGGCGGAAAGGCACTGAACTCAGAAGCGATATCCTCACAGCGGACTCCTATCACACAGCGAGTGATGTCCTGACATCATCTTCCGTCCTGGCAGGACTCCTGGCTGTGCAAGCCGGATATGCCTTCGTTGATCCTTTGGTGGCGGTCCTGATTGCCGGCGTGATTGCCTGGACAGCATCCCTCGTGCTCAAAGACGTCCTGTCTTCCCTAACAGACGCGGTTCGATTGGACCCTGGGGAAGTTCACACGGCTGTGATGTCGATAGCCGGCGTCCTGCATTGTCACGATATCAGAACACGCGGGCTGAACCACCATGTCTTCATGGATCTCTCGGTTCACGTTGATCCAACCCTATCAGTCGAAAAAGCTCATGGGCTCGCGACCCGGATTGAGGAGCATCTCATTGATCATTTTGAATCGCTGGAAGACGTGGTCGTCCATATCGAACCGGAAGGACACGAACGGGGATGA